From Aquabacter sp. L1I39, the proteins below share one genomic window:
- the fliI gene encoding flagellar protein export ATPase FliI — MKALAALRATVEAGLEEVPPVRVGGTVREVAPTHFRVSGLSGFVKLGERVGFEADGRARIGEVIRLDHAGVVVKPFDERANVGVGAVAHRIGALTLSPDPGWKGRVVNALGQPLDGAGPLLRGERRMPLDAEPPPAMTRARIHKPLRTGVKVIDIFTPICEGQRIGIFAGSGVGKSTLLSMLAGCQGFDTVVVALVGERGREVREFLEGPLAPNRHRAVVVVSTSDESPMMRRLAPQAALSIAEYFRDLGESVLLIVDSVTRYAHAARDVALAAGEPAVARGYAPSVFSTLPRLLERAGPGAEGTGNISAVFSVLVDGDDHNDPVADAIRGTLDGHIVLDRAIADQGRFPAVNVLGSISRLAGEVWSEPERELVRSLKGLIARFEDTRDLRLMGGYQAGSDAELDQAVAVVPRIYEALRQQAGSPASLDPFADLAAALRA; from the coding sequence ATGAAGGCATTGGCGGCGCTGCGTGCCACGGTGGAAGCCGGGCTTGAGGAGGTTCCCCCCGTGCGCGTGGGCGGCACCGTGCGCGAGGTGGCGCCCACCCATTTCCGGGTCAGCGGCCTGTCCGGCTTCGTCAAGCTGGGCGAACGCGTCGGCTTTGAGGCGGACGGGCGCGCGCGCATCGGCGAGGTGATCCGGCTCGACCATGCGGGCGTGGTGGTCAAGCCGTTCGACGAGCGGGCCAATGTGGGGGTGGGCGCGGTGGCCCATCGCATCGGCGCCCTCACCCTCTCGCCCGATCCGGGCTGGAAGGGGCGGGTCGTCAATGCGCTCGGCCAGCCGCTCGACGGCGCCGGGCCGCTCTTGCGCGGGGAGCGGCGCATGCCGCTCGATGCTGAGCCGCCGCCCGCCATGACGCGCGCCCGCATCCACAAGCCGCTGCGCACCGGGGTCAAGGTCATCGACATCTTCACCCCCATCTGCGAGGGCCAGCGCATCGGCATCTTCGCCGGCTCGGGCGTGGGCAAGTCCACGCTTCTGTCCATGCTGGCGGGCTGCCAGGGTTTCGATACGGTGGTGGTGGCGCTGGTGGGCGAGCGCGGGCGCGAGGTGCGCGAATTCCTGGAAGGACCGCTGGCGCCCAACCGTCATCGCGCGGTGGTGGTGGTCTCAACCTCCGACGAGAGCCCCATGATGCGTCGCCTCGCCCCGCAGGCGGCGCTCTCCATTGCCGAATACTTCCGGGATCTGGGCGAATCGGTGCTGCTGATCGTTGATTCGGTCACCCGCTATGCCCATGCCGCGCGCGACGTGGCGCTGGCCGCGGGCGAGCCGGCAGTGGCGCGCGGCTATGCGCCGTCCGTCTTCTCCACCTTGCCGCGCCTTCTGGAGCGGGCGGGGCCAGGGGCGGAAGGGACGGGCAACATCTCCGCCGTCTTCTCCGTGCTGGTGGATGGCGACGACCATAACGACCCGGTGGCGGATGCCATTCGCGGCACGCTGGACGGCCATATCGTGCTCGACCGGGCCATTGCCGACCAGGGACGCTTTCCGGCGGTGAACGTGCTCGGTTCCATTTCGCGCCTGGCGGGCGAGGTGTGGAGCGAGCCGGAGCGCGAGTTGGTGCGCAGCCTGAAGGGCCTCATCGCCCGCTTCGAGGACACACGCGACCTGCGCCTGATGGGCGGCTACCAGGCCGGCAGCGATGCCGAGTTGGACCAGGCGGTGGCGGTGGTGCCCCGCATCTATGAAGCGCTGCGCCAGCAGGCGGGCTCCCCGGCCTCGCTCGATCCGTTCGCGGATCTTGCCGCCGCCTTGCGGGCATGA
- the flgF gene encoding flagellar basal-body rod protein FlgF, producing the protein MPTGLYVALSGQMAMERRLATVANNVANMNTAGYRAERIRFETLIDQAGGRDVAFATVGETYTDLTAGQSKFTGNPLDVAVQGDAWFSVKTPAGIAYTRDGRMHMSAEGQLLSVNNYPVLDAGGTPLAIDPAGGEVRIGSDGSISQGTIAVGKVGLFTIPAGANLTRADNSSVIPDQPADLVQDFTKVAIHQGYSESSNVDPVREMTRLIMIQRAFEQAMAAVNQVESSTDNAIRTLGPSS; encoded by the coding sequence ATGCCGACGGGCCTTTACGTGGCGCTCTCCGGGCAGATGGCCATGGAACGCCGCCTGGCGACGGTGGCCAACAATGTGGCAAACATGAACACCGCGGGCTACCGGGCGGAACGCATCCGCTTCGAGACGCTCATCGATCAGGCGGGCGGACGGGACGTGGCCTTCGCCACGGTGGGCGAAACCTATACGGACCTCACCGCCGGCCAGTCCAAATTCACCGGCAACCCGCTGGACGTGGCGGTGCAGGGGGATGCCTGGTTTTCGGTGAAGACCCCGGCGGGCATCGCCTATACCCGCGACGGCCGCATGCATATGAGCGCCGAGGGGCAACTCCTGTCGGTGAACAATTATCCCGTGCTCGATGCCGGCGGCACGCCGCTCGCCATCGATCCGGCCGGCGGCGAGGTGCGGATCGGCTCGGACGGCTCCATCTCCCAGGGCACCATCGCGGTGGGCAAGGTGGGCCTCTTCACCATTCCCGCCGGCGCCAATCTCACCCGCGCCGACAATTCCTCCGTCATTCCCGACCAGCCGGCGGATCTGGTCCAGGACTTCACCAAGGTGGCGATCCACCAGGGCTATTCGGAAAGTTCGAACGTGGACCCGGTCCGCGAAATGACCCGCCTGATCATGATCCAGCGCGCGTTCGAGCAGGCCATGGCAGCGGTGAACCAGGTGGAATCCTCCACCGACAACGCCATCCGCACGCTGGGCCCTAGCTCCTGA
- the motA gene encoding flagellar motor stator protein MotA encodes MFILIGIVLGLVATFGSFTLMGGNPAVVWEPFEFAIIGGIAAGTFIIANPMSTVKDTGSALLHAFKETAPKRKDFLALLSLLYALMRDMRQKPRNEVEGHIDDPANSPLFGHFPSILKDKELTQYICDYARLILIGNAKSHEIESLMEQEISTIKKHKTKPAGALSTVAEGLPALGICAAVLGIVKAMGAIDQSPEILGHYIGSALIGTFFGIYASYAILGPIAHKVKIVREKQVQPFIIVKQTLIAFMNGALPPIALEHGRKTIDAGQRPTIDEVESEAISAAPSANGAPAQQAA; translated from the coding sequence TTGTTCATTCTCATCGGCATCGTTCTGGGGCTGGTGGCCACGTTCGGCAGCTTCACGCTGATGGGCGGCAACCCGGCCGTGGTGTGGGAGCCGTTCGAATTCGCCATCATTGGCGGCATCGCGGCCGGCACCTTCATCATCGCCAATCCCATGTCGACGGTGAAGGACACCGGCTCGGCGCTGCTGCACGCGTTCAAGGAAACCGCGCCCAAGCGCAAGGATTTCCTGGCACTGCTCTCGCTGCTCTACGCGCTGATGCGCGACATGCGCCAGAAGCCGCGCAACGAGGTGGAAGGCCATATTGACGACCCCGCCAATTCGCCGCTGTTCGGGCATTTCCCGTCCATCCTGAAGGACAAGGAACTCACCCAGTATATTTGCGACTATGCCCGGCTGATCCTCATCGGCAACGCCAAGTCGCACGAGATCGAATCGCTCATGGAGCAGGAGATCTCGACCATCAAGAAGCACAAGACCAAGCCCGCCGGCGCGCTCAGCACGGTGGCCGAAGGCCTGCCCGCGCTCGGCATCTGCGCGGCGGTGCTGGGCATCGTGAAAGCCATGGGCGCCATCGACCAGTCGCCGGAGATCCTCGGCCACTATATCGGCTCGGCGCTCATCGGCACCTTCTTCGGCATCTACGCCTCCTACGCCATTCTCGGGCCCATCGCGCACAAAGTGAAGATCGTGCGCGAGAAGCAGGTGCAGCCCTTCATCATCGTCAAGCAGACGCTGATCGCCTTCATGAACGGCGCCCTGCCCCCGATCGCGCTGGAGCATGGACGCAAGACCATCGACGCCGGCCAGCGTCCCACCATCGACGAGGTGGAAAGCGAGGCGATCTCCGCCGCGCCCTCCGCCAATGGCGCTCCCGCACAGCAGGCGGCCTGA
- a CDS encoding flagellar motor switch protein FliM, with amino-acid sequence MNAAQKHSDIRDMLLDAAGLSLDRLPMLHVVFDRLATACADGLRHVASSQAYYSLSSVENGRIGDVLEMYEGTAVAGIFHAPSWDSQLIVGFDRDFVFTMMEVLFGSDGSEPPVEDERNFSNIEIRVAQLLFEQMSKALRASFSLVSDTTFQFERQETRMDFAVIGRSNNMAITAKFLLQALNRGGEMFVIIPQSALTPLRQVLSRTTPAESTGRDPKWAQQIRGEVNRTSVKVRAILEERPLPLGDVANFKVGQVLKLQATPRSRVKLESAEQPLFWCNLGQSEGSYVLRIDEQIDPAQEFINDILPR; translated from the coding sequence ATGAACGCGGCACAAAAACACTCCGACATCCGGGACATGCTGCTCGACGCGGCCGGCCTCTCGCTGGACCGGCTGCCCATGCTGCATGTGGTGTTCGACCGCCTCGCCACCGCCTGCGCGGACGGGTTGCGGCACGTCGCCTCCTCCCAGGCCTATTACTCGCTCTCCAGCGTCGAGAACGGGCGCATCGGCGACGTGCTGGAAATGTATGAAGGCACGGCGGTGGCGGGCATTTTCCATGCCCCCTCCTGGGACAGCCAGCTCATCGTCGGCTTCGACCGCGACTTCGTCTTCACCATGATGGAGGTGCTGTTCGGCTCCGACGGCTCCGAGCCGCCGGTGGAGGATGAGCGCAACTTCTCGAACATCGAGATCCGCGTCGCCCAGCTCTTGTTCGAGCAGATGTCCAAGGCGCTGCGCGCCTCCTTCAGCCTGGTCAGCGACACGACCTTCCAGTTCGAGCGCCAGGAAACGCGCATGGACTTCGCGGTCATCGGCCGGAGCAACAACATGGCGATCACCGCCAAATTCCTGCTCCAGGCGCTCAATCGCGGCGGTGAGATGTTCGTCATCATCCCGCAATCGGCGCTCACCCCGCTGCGCCAGGTGCTCTCGCGCACCACCCCGGCCGAATCCACCGGACGGGACCCCAAATGGGCGCAGCAGATCCGCGGCGAGGTGAACCGCACCTCGGTGAAGGTCCGCGCCATCCTGGAGGAACGCCCGCTGCCGCTCGGCGACGTGGCCAACTTCAAGGTCGGACAGGTGCTCAAGCTCCAGGCCACGCCGCGCAGCCGCGTGAAGCTGGAGAGCGCCGAGCAGCCCCTCTTCTGGTGCAATCTCGGCCAGTCCGAAGGGTCCTATGTGCTGCGCATCGACGAACAGATCGATCCCGCCCAGGAGTTCATCAATGACATTCTCCCCCGCTGA
- the fliN gene encoding flagellar motor switch protein FliN produces the protein MSNMPIDEFDTTPPAAEPPRPAAPENETLSSPRGLDSVMRIPVLMQVVLGSASMPVSNLLKLGRGAIVPLDHRVGEPVDIVVNGRVIARGEVMVVEDDNSRFGVSLTEIVGPGGPETA, from the coding sequence ATGTCCAACATGCCCATCGACGAATTCGACACCACCCCGCCCGCCGCCGAGCCGCCCCGGCCCGCCGCGCCGGAGAATGAGACCCTGTCCAGCCCGCGCGGCCTCGACAGTGTGATGCGCATTCCCGTGCTCATGCAGGTGGTTCTGGGCTCGGCCTCCATGCCGGTGTCGAACCTCCTCAAGCTCGGCCGCGGCGCCATCGTCCCTCTCGATCATCGGGTGGGCGAGCCGGTGGACATCGTGGTCAATGGCCGCGTCATCGCCCGCGGCGAAGTCATGGTGGTGGAAGACGACAATTCCCGCTTCGGCGTCTCGCTGACCGAGATCGTCGGCCCCGGCGGCCCTGAGACCGCGTGA
- a CDS encoding flagellar motor switch protein FliG, with the protein MAQLPTKSRPLSGTDKVAALLMTMGSPAAGRVMKHFDQDEIRRVTRSIAELKPVSTAQIEDLIEDFANNFATGANLVGTAADVERLLTGVLPPEQIQEIMSELLGSANHSIWDRISTVAENTLATYIMKEHPQIAALMLSRVKPACAAKVLSYIPEARRNGIMRRMLTFKPIVDSTMQVIEKTVHEDFMMNFSRNAGADPHARMADIINKMERDDMETVLTSLASTRPKSAEILKGLLFTFEDIIKLTPRARTSLFDQVPTDKLVLALKGTESGFREIILQSLGARVRRMVEQELGGGEPAAARDVAEARRTVTDLALDMAGRGEIELNSGSEEDAYVR; encoded by the coding sequence ATGGCCCAGCTCCCCACCAAGAGCCGTCCGCTGAGCGGGACCGACAAGGTGGCCGCTCTCCTCATGACCATGGGCTCGCCCGCGGCCGGGCGGGTCATGAAGCATTTCGATCAGGACGAGATCCGCCGGGTCACGCGCTCCATCGCCGAGCTGAAGCCGGTGTCCACGGCCCAGATCGAAGATCTGATCGAGGACTTCGCCAACAACTTCGCCACCGGCGCCAATCTGGTGGGCACGGCGGCGGACGTGGAGCGCCTGCTCACCGGCGTGCTGCCGCCCGAGCAGATCCAGGAAATCATGAGCGAGCTCCTGGGCTCGGCGAACCATTCCATCTGGGACCGCATCTCCACCGTGGCCGAGAATACGCTCGCCACCTACATCATGAAGGAACATCCGCAGATCGCCGCGCTCATGCTCTCGCGCGTGAAGCCGGCCTGCGCCGCCAAGGTGCTGAGCTACATTCCCGAAGCCCGGCGCAACGGCATCATGCGCCGCATGCTCACCTTCAAGCCCATCGTGGATTCCACCATGCAGGTCATCGAGAAGACCGTGCACGAGGACTTCATGATGAACTTCTCGCGCAATGCCGGCGCCGATCCCCATGCGCGCATGGCCGACATCATCAACAAGATGGAGCGCGACGACATGGAGACGGTGCTGACCTCGCTGGCCAGCACCCGACCCAAGTCCGCCGAGATCCTGAAGGGCCTGCTTTTCACCTTCGAGGACATCATCAAGCTCACGCCGCGTGCCCGCACCTCGCTGTTCGACCAGGTGCCCACCGACAAGCTGGTGCTGGCCCTCAAGGGCACGGAGAGCGGCTTCCGGGAGATCATCCTGCAGTCGCTCGGCGCCCGTGTGCGCCGCATGGTGGAGCAGGAGCTGGGCGGCGGCGAGCCGGCAGCGGCCCGCGACGTGGCCGAGGCCCGGCGCACCGTCACCGACCTCGCCCTCGACATGGCGGGGCGCGGCGAGATCGAATTGAATTCGGGCTCGGAGGAAGATGCCTATGTGCGATAG
- the flhB gene encoding flagellar biosynthesis protein FlhB encodes MSDEDKESKTEEASEKKISDAVEKGNVPFSREASLFASLIAILMSLVFFTAGPTARLTEELAHLIDNPGGFRLDTGADAVEVLWLALGAAWRFLMPIVVLLGLAGIAATMFQNVPSMVLNRIKPQWNRVSPVAGFTRIFGPQGHIEFGKQMFKLLVIAVVSLILLYSQEYQVVNAMFADPLLVPSVVLALSTKLVSAVCIGTIALVGADLVWARIKWRTDLRMSHQELKDEFKQAEGDPMVKARMRSLAQQRARQRMLTNVPRASVVIANPTHYAIALQYDRHKGGAPLVVAKGLDLVALKIREIAEKNGVPVVEDRALARAMYDAVQVDQWIPAEFYRPVAKILYFIYSKGSNGPKQRT; translated from the coding sequence ATGTCCGACGAAGACAAGGAAAGCAAAACAGAAGAGGCCAGCGAGAAGAAAATCTCCGACGCGGTCGAGAAGGGCAATGTCCCCTTCTCCCGCGAAGCGAGCCTCTTTGCCTCGCTGATCGCCATCCTCATGAGCCTCGTCTTCTTCACCGCCGGCCCCACCGCCCGGCTCACCGAGGAGCTGGCGCACCTCATCGACAATCCCGGCGGCTTCCGCCTGGACACCGGCGCGGATGCGGTGGAGGTGCTGTGGCTCGCGCTGGGCGCGGCCTGGCGCTTCCTCATGCCCATCGTTGTGCTCTTGGGACTCGCCGGCATCGCCGCCACCATGTTCCAGAACGTGCCCTCCATGGTGCTGAACCGCATCAAGCCGCAATGGAACCGCGTGTCCCCCGTGGCCGGCTTCACCCGCATCTTCGGGCCGCAGGGGCACATCGAGTTCGGCAAGCAGATGTTCAAGCTGCTGGTGATCGCGGTGGTCAGCCTGATCCTGCTCTATTCGCAGGAATATCAGGTGGTGAACGCCATGTTCGCCGACCCGCTCCTGGTGCCGAGCGTGGTGCTGGCGCTCTCCACGAAGCTCGTGTCGGCGGTGTGCATCGGCACCATCGCGCTGGTGGGGGCGGACCTCGTCTGGGCGCGCATCAAGTGGCGCACGGACCTGCGCATGTCGCACCAGGAATTGAAGGACGAGTTCAAGCAGGCCGAGGGCGACCCCATGGTGAAGGCGCGCATGCGCTCGCTGGCCCAGCAACGGGCCCGCCAGCGCATGCTCACCAACGTGCCGCGCGCCTCGGTGGTGATCGCCAACCCGACCCACTATGCCATCGCGCTCCAATATGACCGCCACAAAGGCGGCGCGCCGCTGGTGGTGGCCAAGGGGCTGGACCTGGTGGCGCTGAAGATCCGCGAGATCGCCGAGAAGAACGGCGTTCCGGTGGTGGAGGACCGGGCATTGGCCCGGGCCATGTACGACGCGGTGCAGGTGGACCAGTGGATTCCGGCCGAATTCTACCGGCCGGTGGCCAAGATACTATACTTCATCTATTCGAAGGGCTCCAATGGACCAAAGCAGCGCACGTAA
- the flgB gene encoding flagellar basal body rod protein FlgB — MEPLYLFKLASQQARWASVRQAAITGNIANADTPGYKAVDVVPFNAVLEKTHLSMARTRAGHIEPAGGRDPVTKVSQDEAWDVNHSGNSVSLEQEMLKASEVNRTFSLNTSIVRSFHRMILASVKP, encoded by the coding sequence GTGGAACCGCTTTATCTGTTCAAGCTGGCATCGCAGCAGGCCCGTTGGGCCTCGGTGCGGCAGGCGGCCATCACCGGCAACATCGCCAATGCCGACACCCCCGGCTACAAGGCCGTGGACGTGGTGCCCTTCAATGCGGTGCTGGAGAAGACCCACCTTTCCATGGCCCGCACCCGCGCCGGCCATATCGAGCCGGCCGGCGGCCGCGACCCGGTGACCAAGGTCAGCCAGGACGAGGCCTGGGACGTCAACCATAGCGGCAATTCCGTGAGCCTGGAGCAGGAGATGCTCAAGGCCTCCGAGGTCAACCGCACCTTCTCCCTCAACACGAGCATCGTCCGCAGCTTCCACCGGATGATCCTGGCGAGTGTCAAACCATGA
- the flgC gene encoding flagellar basal body rod protein FlgC: MDPLKTASGIAASGLQAQSMRLRITAENLANVHSTGSSPGADPYARKTVQFATELDRASGASSVKIKTIGVDRTPFSTELDPGNPAADAQGRVKISNVNAMVEMADMREASRSYEANLQMIKQTRSMVMATIDLLRNP; the protein is encoded by the coding sequence ATCGATCCCCTGAAGACCGCTTCCGGCATCGCCGCCTCGGGCCTCCAGGCCCAGTCCATGCGGCTGCGCATCACCGCCGAGAACCTTGCAAACGTGCATTCCACCGGCTCCAGCCCGGGCGCCGATCCCTATGCCCGCAAGACCGTCCAGTTCGCCACCGAGCTGGACCGGGCCTCGGGCGCCTCTTCGGTCAAGATCAAGACCATCGGGGTGGACCGCACACCCTTCTCGACCGAACTCGACCCCGGCAATCCGGCTGCGGATGCGCAGGGCCGGGTCAAGATCTCCAACGTCAATGCCATGGTGGAAATGGCCGACATGCGGGAGGCGAGCCGCTCCTATGAGGCGAACCTCCAGATGATCAAGCAAACCCGCTCGATGGTGATGGCTACCATCGATCTCCTGAGGAACCCGTGA
- a CDS encoding flagellar hook-basal body complex protein FliE, producing the protein MIDGISFNSLSRTGTLSQVRTETQTGGIDAAAAAASAADFSTVLARMSSDAVDSVRAGEATAISGIGGKASVQQVVEAIMNAEQTLQTAIAVRDKVVAAYQEISRMAI; encoded by the coding sequence ATGATAGACGGCATCTCCTTCAACTCCCTTTCGCGCACGGGGACCCTCTCGCAAGTGCGCACCGAGACCCAGACCGGTGGCATCGACGCGGCGGCCGCCGCGGCGTCGGCGGCGGATTTCTCGACGGTGCTGGCGCGCATGTCCTCCGATGCGGTGGATTCGGTGCGCGCCGGCGAGGCGACCGCCATTTCCGGCATCGGCGGCAAGGCCTCCGTGCAGCAGGTGGTGGAAGCCATCATGAATGCGGAGCAGACGCTGCAGACCGCGATCGCGGTGCGCGACAAGGTTGTCGCCGCCTACCAGGAAATCAGCCGGATGGCGATCTGA
- the flgG gene encoding flagellar basal-body rod protein FlgG: MRALAIAATGMAAQQTNVEVIANNIANINTTGFKRARAEFTDLLYQAERAQGVPNQDGAGPIPEGALVGLGVRTVGIRNLHLQGPLSQTGNPLDLAINGRGWFQITSPSGETLYTRSGTFNKGPNGQLVTVDGYAVDPAMTLPANATAIVINEAGQIYAQIAGQQAPQLVGQLTLTNFANDSGLQPLGNNLYRETEASGQPVVGVAGDVGFGAVVQGYLEGSNVDPVKEITELISAQRAYEMNSKVITAADEMASTVSKGIR, from the coding sequence ATGCGCGCCCTAGCAATCGCCGCCACCGGCATGGCCGCCCAGCAGACCAATGTTGAGGTCATCGCCAACAACATCGCCAACATCAACACCACCGGCTTCAAGCGCGCCCGCGCCGAGTTCACCGACCTGCTCTACCAGGCCGAGCGCGCCCAGGGCGTGCCGAACCAGGACGGCGCCGGCCCCATTCCCGAGGGCGCGCTGGTGGGCCTCGGCGTGCGCACGGTGGGCATCCGCAATCTGCACCTCCAGGGGCCGCTGTCGCAAACCGGCAACCCGCTTGATCTCGCCATCAACGGGCGCGGCTGGTTCCAGATCACCAGTCCGTCTGGCGAGACGCTCTATACGCGCTCCGGCACCTTCAACAAGGGACCCAACGGCCAGTTGGTGACGGTGGACGGCTATGCGGTGGACCCGGCCATGACCTTGCCGGCCAACGCCACCGCCATCGTCATCAACGAGGCCGGGCAGATCTATGCCCAGATTGCCGGCCAGCAGGCGCCGCAATTGGTGGGCCAGCTCACCCTGACCAATTTCGCCAACGATTCCGGCCTCCAGCCGCTGGGCAACAACCTCTATCGCGAGACCGAGGCCTCGGGCCAGCCGGTGGTTGGGGTGGCCGGCGACGTGGGCTTCGGCGCGGTGGTTCAGGGCTATCTGGAAGGCTCCAACGTGGACCCGGTGAAGGAAATCACCGAGCTGATCTCCGCCCAGCGCGCCTATGAGATGAACTCCAAGGTCATCACCGCCGCCGACGAGATGGCCAGCACCGTCTCCAAGGGCATCCGCTGA
- the flgA gene encoding flagellar basal body P-ring formation chaperone FlgA translates to MSPHPLMVRGLAAAGLLLCLAGAAPAGAQSISTLTARNADANVATAPAPAAPAAPQAAAATPAAPSTILVPVPAVTLYAGDVISEAVLTDRPVPIATLERGGIVGGRGALIGKAVRRTVLAGVPVPLNAVADVQVVTKGVATRVKLEEGGLVISGYAMPLESGAVGATVRLKNMESGQTILGTVQADGSVRVNIR, encoded by the coding sequence ATGAGCCCCCACCCGCTGATGGTCCGCGGCCTCGCCGCCGCCGGCCTCCTCCTGTGCCTCGCCGGGGCTGCCCCGGCGGGCGCGCAGTCCATTTCCACTCTGACGGCGCGCAACGCCGATGCCAACGTGGCGACAGCGCCGGCCCCGGCCGCGCCCGCCGCGCCCCAGGCGGCGGCTGCCACCCCGGCGGCGCCCAGCACCATCCTGGTGCCGGTGCCTGCCGTCACGCTCTATGCGGGCGACGTGATCTCCGAGGCGGTGCTCACCGACCGTCCCGTCCCCATCGCCACGCTGGAGCGCGGCGGCATCGTGGGCGGGCGTGGCGCGCTCATCGGCAAGGCGGTGCGCCGCACGGTGCTGGCTGGCGTGCCGGTGCCGTTGAATGCGGTGGCCGACGTGCAGGTGGTCACCAAGGGCGTCGCCACGCGCGTGAAGCTGGAGGAAGGCGGCCTCGTCATCTCCGGCTATGCCATGCCGCTGGAATCGGGGGCGGTGGGCGCCACCGTCCGCCTCAAGAACATGGAGAGCGGCCAGACCATCCTGGGCACCGTGCAGGCCGACGGCTCCGTGCGCGTGAACATCCGATGA
- the flgI gene encoding flagellar basal body P-ring protein FlgI: MSGPSLLARLASLALPALALLAVALLAGTLPAAALTRIKDISGIQGVRDNQLIGYGLVIGLQGTGDTLRNSPFTEQALQAMLDRMGINVKGIPLRARNVAAVAVTANLPPFATVGSRIDVTIASLGDATSLRGGTLLITPLSAADGQVYAVAQGQLVSGIQITGQAETLSQGVPTAGRIANGALVERQIPGQLRDLAELTIELTNPDFKTAAMIADVVNAYTKARYGREFARERDLSTVVVQRPPNANPARFIAELGDLRVDPDTPAKVVVDQRTGTVVIGRNVQISTFAVTQGNLTVQVTEMPVVSQPAPFSNGETVVVPRTEIDAQETGGPIGIVRGTNLQTLVNGLNRFGLKPSDIISILQAVKTSGALQAELVFQ; the protein is encoded by the coding sequence ATGAGCGGCCCTTCCCTCCTCGCACGGCTCGCGAGCCTCGCTCTCCCGGCACTCGCGCTCCTGGCAGTCGCTCTGCTGGCGGGAACGCTGCCGGCGGCCGCGCTCACCCGCATCAAGGACATTTCCGGCATCCAGGGCGTGCGCGACAACCAGTTGATCGGCTATGGCCTCGTCATCGGCCTCCAGGGCACCGGCGACACGCTGCGCAACTCGCCCTTCACCGAGCAGGCGCTGCAGGCCATGCTCGACCGCATGGGCATCAATGTGAAGGGCATTCCGCTGCGCGCCCGCAACGTGGCGGCGGTGGCGGTGACCGCCAATTTGCCGCCCTTCGCCACGGTGGGCTCGCGCATCGACGTGACCATCGCCTCGCTGGGCGATGCCACCTCGCTGCGCGGCGGCACCTTGCTGATCACGCCGCTGTCCGCCGCCGACGGCCAGGTCTATGCGGTGGCGCAGGGCCAGCTCGTCTCAGGCATCCAGATTACCGGCCAGGCCGAGACGCTCTCCCAAGGCGTGCCCACCGCCGGGCGTATCGCCAATGGCGCGCTGGTGGAACGGCAGATTCCCGGCCAGTTGCGTGATCTCGCCGAGCTGACCATCGAACTGACCAATCCCGACTTCAAGACCGCCGCCATGATCGCCGACGTGGTCAACGCCTATACCAAGGCGCGCTATGGCCGGGAATTTGCCCGTGAGCGGGACCTGTCCACCGTGGTGGTGCAGCGCCCGCCCAATGCCAATCCGGCCCGCTTCATCGCCGAGCTGGGCGATCTGCGGGTCGATCCGGACACCCCCGCCAAGGTGGTGGTGGACCAGCGCACGGGCACCGTGGTCATCGGCCGCAACGTGCAGATTTCCACCTTCGCGGTCACGCAGGGCAATCTCACCGTGCAGGTCACAGAAATGCCCGTGGTCTCGCAGCCCGCCCCCTTCTCCAATGGCGAGACGGTGGTGGTGCCCCGCACCGAGATCGACGCCCAGGAGACCGGCGGCCCCATCGGCATCGTGCGCGGCACCAATCTGCAGACGCTGGTGAACGGCCTCAACCGATTCGGCCTGAAGCCCTCCGACATCATCTCCATCCTCCAGGCGGTGAAGACATCGGGCGCGCTCCAGGCGGAGCTGGTGTTCCAATAG